Part of the Pseudomonas sp. ADAK13 genome is shown below.
GTAGGCACGGGACAGAGCGCCAGCCGGGTTGGCTTCCAGCTCTTGCGGCGTGCACTTCGGCGCGGTGAACGGGTGGTGCAGCGCGCTGAAGCTGCCGTCGTCGTTCTCTTCGAACATCGGGAAGTCGACCACCCACATCGGCGCCCACTTGCAGGTCAGCAGGTTCAGGTCGTTGCCGACCTTGATCCGCAATGCACCCAGCGCTTCGCTGACGATCTTGGACTTGTCGGCACCGAAGAACACGATGTCGCCGTCGACCGCGCCAACACGATCCAGGATCACGTTGAGGTTGGCCTCAGGGATGTTCTTGACGATTGGCGACTGCAGGCCTTCAACACCCTTGGCGCGCTCGTTGACCTTGATGTACGCCAGGCCCTTGGCACCGTAGATGCCGACGAACTTGGTGTAATCGTCGATCTGCTTGCGCGGCATGCTCGCAGCGCCAGGCACACGCAGGGCGGCAATACGGCATTTCGGGTCGTTGGCCGGGCCGCTGAACACCTTGAAGTCGACGTCTTTGAGTTGGTCTTCAACGTCAACCAGTTCCAGCGGGTTACGCAGGTCTGGCTTGTCGGAACCGTAACGGCGCATGGCTTCTTCGAAGGTCATGTGCGGGAATTCGCCGAATTCCAGGTCCAGCACTTCCTTGAACAGGTTGCGGATCATTTGTTCGGTGATGCCCATGATCTCTTTTTCATCGAGGAAGCTGGTCTCGATGTCGATCTGGGTGAATTCCGGCTGGCGGTCGGCCCGCAGGTCTTCGTCACGGAAGCATTTGGCGATCTGGTAGTAACGGTCGAAGCCGGCAACCATCAGCAGCTGCTTGAACAGCTGTGGCGACTGCGGCAAGGCGAAGAAGGAACCGGCGTGGGTACGGCTCGGCACCAGGTAGTCGCGGGCGCCTTCCGGAGTAGCGCGGGTCAGGATCGGCGTCTCGACGTCGAGGAAGCCGTTCTCGTCCAGGAAGCGGCGGATGCTGGTGGTCATGCGCGAACGCAGACGCAGCTTCTCGGCCATTTCCGGGCGACGCAGGTCGAGGAAGCGATAACGCAGGCGGGTTTCTTCGCCAACGTCCGAGAACTCGTTCAGCGGGAACGGCGGGGTTTCCGACTCGTTCAGTACTTCAAGCTCGTAGCCCAGTACTTCGATCATGCCCGACGCCATGTTGGCGTTGGTGGCACCGGCCGGACGCAGGCGAACCTTGCCGGTGATCTTCACGACGTACTCGCTGCGCACGCGATCGGCGGCGGCGAAGCTCTCGGCGCGGTCCGGATCGAACACCACCTGGGCCAGACCATCACGATCACGGATATCGAGGAAGATCACCCCGCCGTGGTCGCGGCGACGGTGAACCCATCCGCAAAGGGTGATTTCCTGACCTTCCAGGGTCTCGTTCAGTTGGCCGCAATAGTGGCTGCGCATCATGATAGTGGTTTCGCTTCTCGTAATTCGAAATTCGGTGGAGGCCTGCCTCATCACCGTACAGCTAAGTCAGGTGACGGATAATGCAGGAGCCTGCGCGTAGAGTTCAACTCAGTCTGCTTTGTCGCCGCCGGCCAGATTCTTCTTCGAACCGGTCTTGAAGTCGGTCTCGTACCAGCCGTTGCCACTCAGGCGAAAGCCCGGCATGGACAACATCTTTTTAAGCTCCGGTGCCTGGCAGGCAGGGCAATCGACCAGCGGCGCGGCGCTGATCTTTTGAATGGCTTCCAACTGATGACCACAGGAAGCGCATTGATAGTCGTACATGGGCATGGAGATGTCTCGGCGATCAGATCATTACTGCGCCACGCCCTGCCCTGACTGTGTCCCGTGGGAAAGTCCCGGCATGCGCAGCAAAGCCCGGGATTATATCTGGTAAATCGAGGCTGTGCAGCCGTGGCGGCGTGCTGCTCTTTATATAGGTGGCTGCAGCAGGCTTGTGCCAGGCGCCCGACCCGGGGCAATCCCGGGGCTGGCAGCTGGCACAAGGATCACGCCTGGCCCAAAGGGACACTTGGCGCGGTGCCGCGTCCTTTCAATAAATGAACCACGCACACCACCCTGACCAGACCGCTGAAGTTCTTTACACCGCCATAACGCAAGTGCACTTCGCGGTCCACGTAAGACAGCAGCGCACTGACCGAACAGGTATTGATCCTGGCTATCTCCGTGAGGATATTCCAATAGACTTCTTCAAGTCGCAAACACGTCGAAAAACCATTAAGCCGAACGGATCGGGACAATGGCCTGGCCAGGTTCATATCAAACCCCTTGGCAAAGGGATCTACCTTTATCTTGTGCAACCCGCACGTTTCCATCACTCCATTACCTGCTCCGCGTGACATACACTTGACACTCCATTGCCTGACGGCCACCCATCAATCGTTCTTGTTGGCCGTTGGGCCTATAAAACATCAAGAAGACAAGTGCAGCCAGAAGACAGGGAGCTGATCGCCGTAGGACAAGCCAACGCGCGTATCAGGAAGCTCGCAGGGTGAAGGGAGTCGCCGGAAAGCAGGCATGCGAGGGGCGTCGGTTCAACGCCCACCCGCAACCGGTGTTACTTGTTTTCGAGCAGGGAGCGCAACATCCACGCGGTCTTTTCATGAACTTGCATACGCTGGGTCAGCAAGTCCGCAGTAGGCTCGTCGCTGACTTTATCCAACAACGGGAAGATGCCCCGGGCGGTGCGGGTAACCGCTTCCTGGCCCTCGACCAACTGCTTGATCATGTCTTCAGCGCTCGGCACGCCCTCTTCTTCCTTGATTGAAGAAAGTCGCGCGTACACCGAGTAAGCACCCGGCGCCGGAAAGCCCAGGGCGCGGATCCGCTCGGCAATTGAATCCACCGCCAGCGCCAGCTCGTTGTACTGCTCTTCAAACATCAAGTGCAGTGTGCGAAACATGGGGCCCGTGACGTTCCAATGGAAGTTGTGGGTCTTCAGGTAAAGTACATAGGTATCGGAAAGCAGCCGCGAAAGTCCATCAACGATTGATTTACGATCTTCTTCACTGATACCAATATCGATTGCCATGTTTTTCCCCTTCAATTGATAAAAAATTCATTGATCAGGTGCAGGACCACTCTAGCAAGAGTACCGGCCTTGCGCAGCCCGGCTGACCCTCACGACGTGCGGCAAATCGCCCCTTGCAGAGCGAATCTGCGCGACAGACGGGGCTTCGAGCCCTGCAAGAAAAATTACCCAACGCCTGCGAAAAAGCCTGCACCTGTCTAGGACAAGTGTTTGCCGCAGAAATGCCGTGCCCCTTGTAACAGCCTGAAATGCTTGATTTGAGTAGGCACAGGCTTTGCTGTTAAATAGGCAGCGTGTCGCCACCGTTATTTTTCGCGGTAGCGACATAGGCTGATACCCGTGCACGTGCCCAACGCCTCCCATTGTTCAGAAGCGAACCGTGCCAGTCAGCTCTTCCTCGTGATCCGTCTTAACGTGAGTTAATCAAAATGTTGAAAATCGTCCACCTGCTAACGGGCGCCGCAGCTTTGCTGCTGTCCTTTATCCCCAGCCTGCGATCAGAAACCCTGCCTTACCTGCAACAACCTGACGCTCTCTACCTGACCTTCTTTGGTCTTCTTAACCTGACACTGGCTCCAGTCATTCCTTACTGGAACAAAGGCCCGCGTCATCAACTGCAAAACCTGGTCAGCGCCCTGCTGGTCCTGTCTGTTGTCGTGCAAACCCTCACCCTGCTGGCGCCTATGCCTGAAGTCGGTGGCCACCCGGCCGTCCTGCTCAGCCTGGCAATAGCACTGGTCGCCATCGTTCTTCATCTGGCCATCAGTTTTTACCGTTCCTCCCCGGCCGCTGCGTCGCAAACCTACGACATGACCAACCGGGATACCGGCACGGTCAAGTGGTTCAACACCTCCAAGGGCTTCGGCTTTATTTCCCGGGATTCGGGCGACGATATCTTCGTCCACTTCCGGGCGATTCGCGGCGAAGGCCATCGCGTCCTGGTGGAAGGCCAGCGCGTGGAGTTCTCCGTGATGAACCGTGACAAGGGTTTGCAAGCTGAAGATGTGATCGCCGCGTTGCCGCGTCGCTGATTCCAGCCCCCCGAAAAAAGAAACCGCGATGCAGCCTGGCTGCATCGCGGTTTTTTTATGCCCGGGCATTCACCCCTGCATTAATAATGAGGCGGCGGCGCCTCTTCCTCGGACGACTCGAACTGGCCGCCCATTTCTTCCTGGCGCTTGAGTAGCGCCGTCATCTGCATCTGCAGGCGTTCGACCGCCCGTTGCTGGGTAACCAGGATGTCATTGAGGGTCTCGATGGTGTCGTCTTGAAAGGCCAGGCGACTCTCCAGGTCCATCACACGGTCTTGAAGATCCATGGCTCAAGCCTCCAGGAACGTAAAGTCAGCCGGCAGGATCTCGCGCAGACGTGCACGAATCACCGCCACTTGCTCGTCGCTGTAAGGCTTCGCCGGATGCTTGCCCCAGACCGGCGCCGGCCACGCGGCGTCATCGCGCCTGCGCACGATCACATGCACGTGCAGTTGGCTGACCACGTTGCCCAGGGCACCAATATTCATCTTGTCGGCGCCAAACCCTTCATTAAGCAACTGCGCCAGCGCCGTGCTTTCCTGCCACACCCGCTGCTGGTCAGCGACATCCAGTTGAAACACTTCGCTGATACCGTCTATGCGCGGCACCAGGATGAACCAGGGGTAATTTGAGTCATTGGACAGCAGCAGCCGGCACAGGGGGAAATCCCCGATGGGCAAGGTGTCTTGTTGAAGACGTGGATCTAAGGCGAACACAGCAGTCACTCCCGTTCGGCGGGTCAGGTTTCAGGCGCCCAGCATACCTGCGAATGCCCGGCGCTTCACGGCGAATGCACCGGGCCAAATACGCGCCCAAACAGGACGCCATGAAAAAAAGCGCACCATTTCGAGACAGGTCAATATTTCGGCTACGCTAAATGACCAACGCACCTTCTTTCAGTCAAAGCCAGGACGCGTGACAGGCTTCAAGCACCTGAGCCAGAGGGCTTTCCAGGCGCGAACAGCAGCCTGGAGCAAAAATGCAGCAAGGGCACCACTGCACCAAAATGACCCATTTGTGCCTCAAAGGGATCCGCCGACTACCCACAGAACGGGGTGAACCGGTAACGTTTTGCTCTGGTGCAGGTTTTATGCACCACCGAACAGGAGTACAGCAGGCGCGTCAAGGCCAAACCAAACGGCGTAAAAAGCCCGTGCTTATGCGGTTTTTACAGGGCATTGACAATTTTCACGAAAAAATCACATTCAGTTACTCGTTTGTGCACGCTTGTTGCATTCACCCCCATATGGTCGACAACAGCACCGGCGGGAAGCAGGTGTTTCGCGACAGAAAACAACAGCGGGTCAATGCTTTTCAGGGAAGTGTTAAAACTTTCAAGGGTGACTTTTCCACCCTGAACTCAAGGTTTTAAAACAGTATTGAAGTTGTCAGTTCGGTTACATTCGAACTGTAAATTTGCGACATGGACATAGCAATTTACGACAGGCTCGTAAAGAAGCTGAAAGGATAGATGGGCAAGTATCGCCAATATTGTCAGCGTGATATAAGTTTGCGCCGACACAAAAAAGAAAGAGCCGCCCAGACAAAAATATAGGTGGGACGGCAGTACTCTTCCTAAAACCAAAGGAGCAAATCACGATGCGCGTGATGAAGTGGAGCATGATCGCCCTGGCTGTTTCAGCAGGCACCTCGCAGTTCGCAATGGCGTCCTCTCAGGACGACTCCAAGGGCTTTGTTGAAGACAGTACCTTCAGCATCAACACTCGCCTCCTGAACTTTAGCCGCGACTTCCGTAACAACGACACCGGTAAAAGCCGCGTCGACGAAACCGGCCTGGGCTTCAACGGCCTGTACCAGTCGGGCTTCACCCAAGGCACCATCGGTGTGGGTGTCGACGTGATCGGTCTGTTGGGCGTCAAACTGGACAGCGGCAAGGGTCGTTCCGGCACCGGCCTGTTTCCAACAGGCTCCGACGGTCGCGCTCAAGATGATTACTCCAAAGGCGGCGGCGCAGTTAAGTTCCGTATCTCCGATACGGTCCTGAAAATCGGCGACCAGTACACCACCGCACCTGTATTCGCATCCGATGACAGCCGTCTGCTGCCTGAATTGCCACAAGGTATCTCGTTGACCAGCAACGAGATCAAGGGCCTGAAACTTGAAGGCGGTCACTTCACTTCGAGCGTGGCGCAAGCCCAGACCTACCGCGACAGCCTGGGCCTGACAAAAACTGACTTCATCGGTGGCGTCTACGCCCTGACTCCAGAAGTCAGCGCCAGCCTCTACTACGCGAAGACCGAAGACTACTGGAAGAAAACCTACGCCAACCTGAACTGGACCCATGCGCTGAGCAATGAACAGTCCCTGGCGGTCGACTTCAACATCTACAGCACCAAAAGCGATGGCGCTGGCCTGCAACGGGCTGAGAAGGACGGCACCACCAAACTGGATAACCGTGCCTACAGCTTGCAAGGTGCGTACACCATCCAGGCTCACACCTTTACCCTGGCCTACCAGAAGGTTAGCGGTGACGGTGACTACGGCTACGGCGTAGACGGCGGCGGCACGATCTTCCTTGCCAACTCCATCGCTCGTTCCGACTTCAACGCTGAAGACGAGAAGTCCTTCCAGGCTCGCTACGACCTGAACATGGCGACTTTCGGCGTTCCAGGCCTGAGCTTCATGACTCGCTACGTTAAAGGTACCGGCGCCAATACCGCCGACACTTCGAACGGTAAAGAGTGGGAACGTGACATCGAAGCCAAGTACGTGATCCAGAGCGGCCCGGCCAAAGACCTGAGCCTGCGCGTACGTCAAGCCACTTATCGCTCCAGCGATGGTGTGTACTACGGTTCGGCGTCGATCGACGAACTGCGTCTGATCGCGCAATACCCGCTGAACATCTTGTAATTGGCAGTTTGATTGCAGCGATGACTTAGGGCCTCGGCCCTAACTAAAAAGCCGCTCACTTGTTCGCAAGTGAGCGGCTTTTTTATTGCAACTTAATCTCAACACCTGGATAACTAGCAAGCTAACTATCTAGTTTAACACCACGCATCAAACCTGACACATCGGACAAGTTTGACACGCAAGTCATACCCTCACTTCGCAGCAGTTTCCTGCATCACGCGAATAACCCGCTGCGGGAACGGAATATCGATCCCTGCGCCTTTTAAACGGTCACGCGCCAGTTCATTGAACATGAACATCACGTCCCAGTAATCCGACGTTTTGGTCCAGACTCGCAGGGATACGGTGATTGAACTGTCGCCCAGGGTCGAAACCACGGCTGCCGGTGCAGGATCAGCCAGTACCCGTGGATCCTTGGCCAGTTCCAGCAATACTTCACGCGCTTTCTGCAGGTCGGCTTCATAGTCGACACCCACGTCAAACACCACCTTGCGGGTCGGCTGACGGTTGGTGTTGGTGATGAGGCCGTTGGACAGGCTGCCGTTTGGGATGATCACCGTCTTGTTGTCGCCGGTGCGCAACACGGTGTGAAAGATCTGGATGCTGTCGACGGTACCGGAAGTGCCCTGGGCTTCGATCCAGTCACCAATGCGGAACGGACGGAACAACAGAATCAGCACGCCGCCGGCGAAGTTCGCCAGGCTGCCTTGCAATGCCAGACCGATGGCCAGGGTGGCGGCACCGATCGCGGCAACGAACGAGGTGGTTGCCACGCCGATCATCGAGGCCACGTTGACCACCAGCATGACTTTGAGCGCAATGTTCGCAAGGCTGGTAATGAAGTGTTGCAGTGCCAGGTCAGCATTACGCAGTGCCAGCAAACGCCCCACTCGGTGGGTCAAGACGTTGATCAGCCACCAACCGATGGCCAGGGTGACCACCGCCAGCAAAAATCGGCTGCCATATTCCATGATCATCGGTAACCACGACTCCGAGGTCTTGATCAAGTGATCCACTTCAGCGTTCAAATCCATCTACGTTCTCCTGTTTACCGGATGTACGGCTTTATTTATGCCCACATAACAAATGAGCCCCGAAGGGCTCAATCGTTTCTGCAGGTTCTGGGCGTGGGACGTCAAAAACGCCCTCAGGTTCCCGACGGGGGGCACTCAGTCGCGGAAGTTATTGAACTGCAGCGGCATGTCGAAAGCCTTGGCGCGCAAGGCAGCAATGGCCTCTTGCAAATCGTCACGCTTCTTGCCGGTGATGCGCACCTGCTCGCCCTGGATCGCGGCCTGGACCTTGAGCTTGGCGTCCTTGACGTGAGCGACGATTTTCTTCGCCAGCTCCTTGTCGATGCCCTCTTTGAACACGACTTCCTGCTTCATCAGCTTGCCGGAGGCATACGCGTCCTTGATTTCAAGGCACTGTGCATCGATCTTGCGCTTGACCAGGGACAGCTTGAGGATCTCAATCATCGCTTCAAGCTGGAAATCGGCTTCTGCGGTCAGGTTGACGGTGAGGTCTTTTTCCTTGAACTCGAAGCTGCCCTTGCCCTTCAAGTCATAACGACGATCCAACTCCTTGACGGCGTTCTCGACGGCGTTGGTGAGTTCGTGCTTGTCCAGTTCGGATACCACGTCGAACGACGGCATGTAATTTCTCCAATAAAAAGGGGCGCGGCTCAGTAGAGATGGAGCACGCCCGGGCTAAAATGCCCGGGCATTATAGCGGTTCTTTCGCCTCGTTCACTGCGGGCAGCCTTACGGAGTAAAAACTGATGTCGACCACCTGGCATGTCCTCGGCGCCGGCAGTCTCGGCACGCTGTGGGCCACACGCCTGGCCCGTGCCGGGCTGCCCGTGCGGCTGATCCTGCGAGACCACGCGCGGCTGGCGAGCTATCAGGCGGCCAAGGGCCTGACCCTGGTTGAGCAAGGCGTGGCCCACACCTACCCGGTCGTCGGCGAAACGCCCGACAGTCCGGGGCCAATTCATCGCCTGCTGGTGGCGTGCAAAGCCTACGACGCCCAAGACGCCGTCGCACAGCTTCAACACCGGCTGGCACCCGACGCCGAGCTGATCCTGCTGCAAAATGGCCTGGGCAGCCAGGACGCGGTCGCCGCCCAACTGCCCCAAGCCCGCTGTATTTTTGCCTCCAGCACCGAAGGCGCGTTTCGTGAAAGCGACTGGCGGGTGGTGTTTGCCGGCCATGGCTATACCTGGCTGGGGGATGCGAGCCACCCTACCCCGCCGCTCTGGCTGGATGACCTGCAAGCCGCCGGCATTCCCCATGAGTGGAGCACCGACATCCTCACCCGCTTGTGGCGCAAACTGGCCCTGAACTGTGCGATCAACCCGCTGACCGTGCTGTACGAATGCCGCAATGGCGAGCTGCAAGCCCATCAGTGCGAAGTCGCCACCCTGTGCGCCGAACTCGCCGACCTGCTGGAATGCTGCGGACAACCCGCCGCCGCGCAGGATTTGCAAAGCGAAGTGGAACGCGTGATCCAGGCCACCGCGGCCAACTACTCGTCGATGTACCAGGACGTGATCAGTGCCCGGCGCACCGAAATCAGCTACTTGCTCGGCTACGCCTGCCAGGCGGCGGCTCGCCATCAACTGACCTTGCCGCACCTGCAACAACTCCAGGTGCGATTGGTACAGCGACTGTCTGCACGCGGATTGCCCAGCGACTGAGGCACGCGCTACCCTGCCTGCTTGTTCCTTTGCAGCGAAAACCTCGATGCCACTGCGCCAGCGTCTCGAAAATCTACCGGTTGGGCAGAAACTGCTGGCGGCCCTGCTGGTTTTGTTGACCACCGTGTTGCTGGTGGCCAACCTGACCTTTATCAGCGCCGCCTACTGGATCTCCCAGGAAAGCATGGCCCCCCAGGCCTTGCAGGCCATCGGTCGGCTGGTGTCCAACCCGTCGCTGGCGGCCGAGGCGCTGGACTCACCGCTCAAGGCGCAAACCCTGCTGGATGAACTGACCAGCTACTCGCCATTACGGGCCGCCGCCTTATATGACGGCGAAGGCACCCGCCTGGCCCAGTTGCAACACGCCAATCGCCTGCACCTGCCCGACAATTACCGCGAGATTGAAATCTGGCGCGCCACCGAGTTTCGCAGCAATCAAGTGATCACCATTCCCCGTGCCGGCCAACCGTCCGGGCATTTACTGCTGGTGGCCAGCAGCGAACTGCCGGTGGCCTTCTACACCGGGACGTTCACCGCCAGCCTGGGCATCCTGATTTTCAGTGTGCTGCTGTGGCTGGTGATCGCCCGGCAGATCAAGCGCCTGATTACCCGGCCGATCCATGAATTGGAAGAGTTGTCGCGCCAGGTCACCCGGGAAGAGAACTACGCCCTGCGCGCCGGTCGCGGCAACCACGACGAAATCGGCAGCCTCGCCGAAGCCTTCAACACCATGCTTTCGCGCATCGAAGCCCGCGAGCAGCAACTCAAGCGCGCGCGGGACGATTCCCAGGCCGCCTACGATCAAGCCCAGGGCCTGGCGGAAGAAACCCGCCATACCAACCGCAAGCTGGAGCTGGAAGTCCAGGTGCGCAGCAAGATCGAGAAAAAACTCACCGGGTTCCAGAATTACCTCAACAGCATCATCGACTCGATGCCCTCGGCGCTGATCGCCCTCGACGAACAGCTCTACGTCACCCAATGGAACCAGGAGGCCAGCGCACTTTCCGGCACCCGTCTGGATGAGGCGCTGAACCAGCCGATCTTCCTCGCCTTCCAGCCGCTCAAGCCCTTCCTGCCGCAGATCAAGGCCACGGTGGAGCAACACACTGTGGAGCGGATCGAGCGGGTAACCTGGGTCAAGGATGACGAGCCCAAGCACTACGCCCTGACGTTCTACCCGCTGATGGGCGGTGCCGGGCGCGGCGTGGTCATCCGGATCGACGACATCACCCAGCGCCTGTCCCTGGAAGAAATGATGGTGCAGTCGGAGAAGATGCTCTCGGTCGGCGGCCTGGCCGCCGGCATGGCCCACGAAATCAACAACCCGCTGGGGGCGATCCTGCATAACGTGCAGAACATCCGCCGCCGGCTGTCGCCGGAGCTGCCAAAAAACCTCGAGCATGCCGAACAGGTGGGCATCGAGCTGGAAACAGTGAACCGCTACCTGCAAAGCCGCGAAGTGCCGCAGTTGCTCGACGGCATCCAGCAAGCCGGCGCCCGGGCGGCGAAAATTGTCACCCACATGCTCAGCTTCAGCCGCCGCA
Proteins encoded:
- the aspS gene encoding aspartate--tRNA ligase: MMRSHYCGQLNETLEGQEITLCGWVHRRRDHGGVIFLDIRDRDGLAQVVFDPDRAESFAAADRVRSEYVVKITGKVRLRPAGATNANMASGMIEVLGYELEVLNESETPPFPLNEFSDVGEETRLRYRFLDLRRPEMAEKLRLRSRMTTSIRRFLDENGFLDVETPILTRATPEGARDYLVPSRTHAGSFFALPQSPQLFKQLLMVAGFDRYYQIAKCFRDEDLRADRQPEFTQIDIETSFLDEKEIMGITEQMIRNLFKEVLDLEFGEFPHMTFEEAMRRYGSDKPDLRNPLELVDVEDQLKDVDFKVFSGPANDPKCRIAALRVPGAASMPRKQIDDYTKFVGIYGAKGLAYIKVNERAKGVEGLQSPIVKNIPEANLNVILDRVGAVDGDIVFFGADKSKIVSEALGALRIKVGNDLNLLTCKWAPMWVVDFPMFEENDDGSFSALHHPFTAPKCTPQELEANPAGALSRAYDMVLNGTELGGGSIRIHRKEMQQSVFRLLGIDEDEQQEKFGFLLDALKYGAPPHGGLAFGLDRLVMLMTGAQSIREVIAFPKTQSAADVMTQAPGVVDAKALRELHIRLRETPKAE
- a CDS encoding FmdB family zinc ribbon protein; translated protein: MPMYDYQCASCGHQLEAIQKISAAPLVDCPACQAPELKKMLSMPGFRLSGNGWYETDFKTGSKKNLAGGDKAD
- a CDS encoding ribbon-helix-helix domain-containing protein — encoded protein: MSRGAGNGVMETCGLHKIKVDPFAKGFDMNLARPLSRSVRLNGFSTCLRLEEVYWNILTEIARINTCSVSALLSYVDREVHLRYGGVKNFSGLVRVVCVVHLLKGRGTAPSVPLGQA
- a CDS encoding Dps family protein, whose product is MAIDIGISEEDRKSIVDGLSRLLSDTYVLYLKTHNFHWNVTGPMFRTLHLMFEEQYNELALAVDSIAERIRALGFPAPGAYSVYARLSSIKEEEGVPSAEDMIKQLVEGQEAVTRTARGIFPLLDKVSDEPTADLLTQRMQVHEKTAWMLRSLLENK
- a CDS encoding cold-shock protein encodes the protein MLKIVHLLTGAAALLLSFIPSLRSETLPYLQQPDALYLTFFGLLNLTLAPVIPYWNKGPRHQLQNLVSALLVLSVVVQTLTLLAPMPEVGGHPAVLLSLAIALVAIVLHLAISFYRSSPAAASQTYDMTNRDTGTVKWFNTSKGFGFISRDSGDDIFVHFRAIRGEGHRVLVEGQRVEFSVMNRDKGLQAEDVIAALPRR
- a CDS encoding SlyX family protein, which gives rise to MDLQDRVMDLESRLAFQDDTIETLNDILVTQQRAVERLQMQMTALLKRQEEMGGQFESSEEEAPPPHY
- a CDS encoding HIT domain-containing protein — protein: MFALDPRLQQDTLPIGDFPLCRLLLSNDSNYPWFILVPRIDGISEVFQLDVADQQRVWQESTALAQLLNEGFGADKMNIGALGNVVSQLHVHVIVRRRDDAAWPAPVWGKHPAKPYSDEQVAVIRARLREILPADFTFLEA
- a CDS encoding OprD family porin, which produces MRVMKWSMIALAVSAGTSQFAMASSQDDSKGFVEDSTFSINTRLLNFSRDFRNNDTGKSRVDETGLGFNGLYQSGFTQGTIGVGVDVIGLLGVKLDSGKGRSGTGLFPTGSDGRAQDDYSKGGGAVKFRISDTVLKIGDQYTTAPVFASDDSRLLPELPQGISLTSNEIKGLKLEGGHFTSSVAQAQTYRDSLGLTKTDFIGGVYALTPEVSASLYYAKTEDYWKKTYANLNWTHALSNEQSLAVDFNIYSTKSDGAGLQRAEKDGTTKLDNRAYSLQGAYTIQAHTFTLAYQKVSGDGDYGYGVDGGGTIFLANSIARSDFNAEDEKSFQARYDLNMATFGVPGLSFMTRYVKGTGANTADTSNGKEWERDIEAKYVIQSGPAKDLSLRVRQATYRSSDGVYYGSASIDELRLIAQYPLNIL
- a CDS encoding mechanosensitive ion channel family protein, which encodes MDLNAEVDHLIKTSESWLPMIMEYGSRFLLAVVTLAIGWWLINVLTHRVGRLLALRNADLALQHFITSLANIALKVMLVVNVASMIGVATTSFVAAIGAATLAIGLALQGSLANFAGGVLILLFRPFRIGDWIEAQGTSGTVDSIQIFHTVLRTGDNKTVIIPNGSLSNGLITNTNRQPTRKVVFDVGVDYEADLQKAREVLLELAKDPRVLADPAPAAVVSTLGDSSITVSLRVWTKTSDYWDVMFMFNELARDRLKGAGIDIPFPQRVIRVMQETAAK
- a CDS encoding YajQ family cyclic di-GMP-binding protein is translated as MPSFDVVSELDKHELTNAVENAVKELDRRYDLKGKGSFEFKEKDLTVNLTAEADFQLEAMIEILKLSLVKRKIDAQCLEIKDAYASGKLMKQEVVFKEGIDKELAKKIVAHVKDAKLKVQAAIQGEQVRITGKKRDDLQEAIAALRAKAFDMPLQFNNFRD
- a CDS encoding putative 2-dehydropantoate 2-reductase, with protein sequence MSTTWHVLGAGSLGTLWATRLARAGLPVRLILRDHARLASYQAAKGLTLVEQGVAHTYPVVGETPDSPGPIHRLLVACKAYDAQDAVAQLQHRLAPDAELILLQNGLGSQDAVAAQLPQARCIFASSTEGAFRESDWRVVFAGHGYTWLGDASHPTPPLWLDDLQAAGIPHEWSTDILTRLWRKLALNCAINPLTVLYECRNGELQAHQCEVATLCAELADLLECCGQPAAAQDLQSEVERVIQATAANYSSMYQDVISARRTEISYLLGYACQAAARHQLTLPHLQQLQVRLVQRLSARGLPSD
- a CDS encoding sensor histidine kinase, whose amino-acid sequence is MPLRQRLENLPVGQKLLAALLVLLTTVLLVANLTFISAAYWISQESMAPQALQAIGRLVSNPSLAAEALDSPLKAQTLLDELTSYSPLRAAALYDGEGTRLAQLQHANRLHLPDNYREIEIWRATEFRSNQVITIPRAGQPSGHLLLVASSELPVAFYTGTFTASLGILIFSVLLWLVIARQIKRLITRPIHELEELSRQVTREENYALRAGRGNHDEIGSLAEAFNTMLSRIEAREQQLKRARDDSQAAYDQAQGLAEETRHTNRKLELEVQVRSKIEKKLTGFQNYLNSIIDSMPSALIALDEQLYVTQWNQEASALSGTRLDEALNQPIFLAFQPLKPFLPQIKATVEQHTVERIERVTWVKDDEPKHYALTFYPLMGGAGRGVVIRIDDITQRLSLEEMMVQSEKMLSVGGLAAGMAHEINNPLGAILHNVQNIRRRLSPELPKNLEHAEQVGIELETVNRYLQSREVPQLLDGIQQAGARAAKIVTHMLSFSRRSNRQMAPCDLPALIDQAVEIAGNDFDLTVGFDFKGQAIIRQFDPQLGPVPGTANELEQVLLNLLKNAAQAIHQREDDSEPGRIILRTRLNPPWAEIQVEDNGIGMSENVRKRTFEPFFTTKEIGQGTGLGLSVSYFIITNNHKGQMEVHSTLGQGTCFTLRLPLAGSQLPPNELTQLER